The Nitrospinaceae bacterium genome includes a window with the following:
- a CDS encoding UDP-N-acetylmuramoyl-tripeptide--D-alanyl-D-alanine ligase, whose protein sequence is MAAQFTAGEIEKVVSGQLVRGEAEMTSSGVGTDTRSLGAGELFVPIAGPHFDGNDFLADALVAGAAGCLAGPGRAPEAAGGKFVVEVEDTLGALGDLAAYHRRRFDLPVVAVTGSNGKTTCKEMIGAILAEGASVLKGEGNFNNFIGLPLQVLALEPRHERAVFEMGMNRSGEISRLAQITAPSIGVITGVAPAHLEGLGSIEAVREAKGELLEVMGASGVAVLPGEDLQCQALAERHLNAGGRVVSFGLEARRDVYATRVQMSPAGETSFFIHLGGAEAEVSLPGVGRHNVLNALAAAAACAELGSSLEEIVRGLENSSRPSMRLGVESFHGGAHLLNDAYNANPTSVRLAIETVCELKGAGRAFAILGDMKELGAYEEFAHMEIGRKAVSGGLDFLAGVGPMMRLAVGEAHKAGMPLEQAEVFTTPEEAAAWANEWVLPGDWVLVKGSRSMEMERAAEALRD, encoded by the coding sequence GGGCAATTGGTCCGGGGCGAGGCCGAGATGACGTCCTCGGGCGTGGGCACGGACACGCGCTCGCTTGGCGCGGGCGAGCTCTTTGTGCCCATCGCCGGGCCTCATTTCGACGGCAATGATTTTCTTGCAGATGCCCTGGTGGCCGGGGCGGCGGGATGTCTTGCCGGGCCGGGGCGCGCCCCCGAGGCGGCAGGCGGCAAGTTCGTGGTCGAGGTCGAGGACACGCTCGGGGCGCTGGGCGATCTGGCCGCCTATCACCGGCGCCGCTTCGATCTGCCCGTGGTGGCGGTGACGGGCAGCAATGGCAAGACGACATGCAAGGAGATGATTGGCGCGATCCTGGCCGAGGGGGCCAGTGTCCTCAAGGGCGAGGGGAATTTCAACAATTTCATTGGCCTGCCGCTTCAGGTGCTTGCGCTTGAGCCCAGGCACGAGCGCGCGGTGTTCGAGATGGGAATGAACCGGTCGGGTGAAATTTCGAGGCTCGCTCAGATTACAGCGCCCAGCATCGGCGTGATCACGGGGGTGGCGCCTGCGCATCTTGAGGGGCTGGGCTCGATCGAGGCGGTGCGCGAGGCCAAAGGAGAGCTTCTCGAGGTCATGGGCGCGAGCGGTGTCGCCGTTTTGCCGGGCGAGGATTTGCAGTGCCAGGCTCTGGCCGAGCGTCATCTCAATGCGGGTGGCCGCGTGGTTTCATTTGGCCTTGAGGCGAGGCGGGATGTCTATGCCACGCGGGTGCAGATGTCGCCCGCAGGGGAAACATCGTTCTTCATTCACTTGGGGGGTGCAGAGGCCGAGGTCTCCCTGCCGGGCGTGGGGCGCCACAACGTGCTGAATGCGCTGGCGGCGGCCGCCGCCTGTGCAGAGTTGGGCAGCTCGCTTGAGGAGATAGTCCGAGGGCTGGAGAACTCATCCCGCCCCTCTATGCGGTTGGGTGTCGAGTCTTTCCATGGCGGCGCGCATCTTCTCAACGATGCCTACAACGCGAATCCGACCTCGGTCCGTCTGGCAATCGAAACGGTGTGCGAGCTAAAGGGTGCGGGCCGGGCCTTCGCGATACTTGGCGATATGAAGGAGCTGGGCGCCTACGAGGAGTTTGCGCACATGGAAATTGGCCGCAAGGCGGTGAGCGGGGGCCTCGATTTTCTCGCAGGCGTGGGACCGATGATGCGGCTCGCGGTGGGCGAGGCGCATAAGGCAGGCATGCCCTTAGAGCAGGCCGAGGTATTTACAACCCCCGAGGAGGCCGCCGCCTGGGCGAATGAATGGGTCCTCCCGGGCGACTGGGTGCTGGTGAAGGGCTCGCGCTCGATGGAAATGGAACGCGCTGCAGAGGCGCTGAGGGACTGA
- a CDS encoding phospho-N-acetylmuramoyl-pentapeptide-transferase: MLYALIVSLSEWFSALSVFRFVTFRTAVAVVFGMGLCLVLGPILIRMLQKRQIGEEIRIDGPQSHFSKAGTPTMGGMLILFSVMVSVLLWTDLSNRYVWLFLFTLATFGALGFLDDYMKVVFKDKKGVTPLRKFALQGILGLVVGWALWSGMVESSFKPVVMFPFFKNFHPDIGIWFIPYAAVVIVATSNAVNLTDGLDGLAIGPYVVAAGAYLVLSYISGHAVISRYLLVLPVRGASELAIVCGALFGAGLGFLWFNAYPAQIFMGDVGALPLGAALATIALSIKQEILLFLVGGLFVLEALSVIVQVTSFKATGQRIFRMAPLHHHFEEKGWSEPKVTVRFWIVAVVLALLSLSTLKLR, translated from the coding sequence ATGCTCTATGCACTAATCGTATCTTTAAGTGAATGGTTCTCCGCCCTGAGCGTATTCCGCTTCGTTACGTTCCGCACGGCGGTGGCCGTCGTTTTCGGAATGGGGTTGTGTCTCGTTCTCGGGCCGATTCTGATCCGCATGCTCCAAAAGCGCCAAATCGGCGAGGAGATCCGGATCGATGGGCCCCAAAGTCATTTCTCAAAGGCAGGAACGCCCACCATGGGCGGCATGCTGATTCTCTTTAGTGTGATGGTCTCTGTTCTTCTGTGGACCGACCTAAGCAATCGCTACGTCTGGTTGTTTCTATTCACGCTGGCCACATTCGGGGCCCTGGGTTTTCTGGACGATTACATGAAGGTCGTCTTTAAGGACAAAAAAGGCGTCACCCCGCTTCGCAAGTTCGCGCTCCAGGGCATCCTGGGGCTGGTCGTTGGCTGGGCCCTCTGGAGCGGAATGGTCGAGTCATCGTTCAAGCCGGTTGTGATGTTTCCTTTTTTCAAAAATTTTCACCCCGACATCGGTATCTGGTTTATTCCCTATGCCGCCGTCGTCATCGTGGCGACGAGTAACGCTGTGAACCTCACCGACGGCCTCGACGGCCTTGCCATAGGCCCCTACGTGGTGGCGGCGGGCGCCTATCTCGTTTTGAGCTATATCTCCGGGCATGCCGTGATCTCCCGCTACCTGCTCGTGCTCCCGGTTCGGGGGGCAAGCGAGCTCGCCATCGTTTGTGGTGCGCTCTTTGGCGCCGGACTTGGGTTTTTATGGTTCAACGCCTATCCGGCGCAAATTTTCATGGGCGATGTTGGCGCGCTGCCGCTTGGTGCAGCGCTCGCCACCATCGCCCTTTCGATCAAACAAGAAATCCTGCTTTTCCTCGTGGGGGGATTGTTCGTCCTCGAGGCGCTTTCGGTCATTGTCCAAGTTACATCGTTCAAGGCCACGGGCCAGCGAATATTCCGCATGGCCCCGCTCCACCACCATTTCGAGGAAAAAGGCTGGTCGGAGCCCAAGGTGACGGTGCGTTTTTGGATCGTAGCGGTTGTGCTCGCGCTCTTGAGCTTGAGCACGCTGAAGTTGAGGTGA
- the murD gene encoding UDP-N-acetylmuramoyl-L-alanine--D-glutamate ligase has product MDRSGCARALELEHAEVEVSRNVLEQISAAWKESLPSRKAVVMGMARTGQAVAAALVKRGAKVVATDMNEPIGLAEKLPAEVTLELGAHNEATFRECDLLVVSPGIPATNPFIAAALDGGAEVITEIELAFRLTSTPIVAVTGTNGKTTTTAMLSGILEESGLCAPVGGNIGRPMIEVVEDKEDEADFFVCEVSSFQLEWAPSLQPKVGIMTNVSPDHLDRHPVLGEYAELKARLFANQGPGDAKVINADDPLTARYIPGGEQQSLAFSRRHAPRRGAYADDGVVYLVEDGELERVCAVEELAVPGVHNLENFLAACAAARFLGVGAESMASLARGFEGMPHRMEIVANIGGVTWVNDSKGTNVGATAMSLLSVESGVLLIVGGKDKGSDLTPLLEPARDRVRKMYVIGEAGERFSEFFKGAVPVENAQTLNEAVRRAAGEGRAGETVLLSPACSSFDQFKDFENRGDVFREMVKALAAGDRS; this is encoded by the coding sequence TTGGATCGTAGCGGTTGTGCTCGCGCTCTTGAGCTTGAGCACGCTGAAGTTGAGGTGAGCCGCAACGTGTTGGAGCAGATATCGGCGGCGTGGAAGGAGAGCCTTCCCTCACGCAAGGCCGTTGTGATGGGCATGGCCCGCACAGGCCAGGCGGTAGCCGCCGCACTGGTGAAAAGGGGTGCGAAAGTGGTGGCAACAGACATGAACGAGCCGATTGGTCTGGCGGAAAAACTCCCCGCCGAAGTCACGCTTGAGCTTGGCGCTCATAACGAGGCCACGTTTCGAGAGTGTGATCTTCTTGTCGTGAGCCCCGGCATTCCGGCGACAAATCCATTCATCGCCGCTGCCCTTGATGGTGGAGCTGAAGTGATTACAGAGATTGAACTCGCTTTTCGGCTCACCTCGACTCCCATCGTCGCCGTAACGGGAACGAACGGGAAAACGACGACGACCGCCATGTTGAGCGGAATTTTGGAGGAGAGCGGTCTGTGCGCTCCCGTTGGCGGGAATATCGGCAGGCCCATGATTGAAGTGGTCGAGGATAAAGAGGACGAGGCAGATTTTTTTGTGTGCGAGGTGAGCAGCTTTCAGCTCGAATGGGCGCCGTCGCTGCAGCCAAAGGTGGGAATCATGACGAATGTTTCACCCGATCATCTTGATCGGCATCCGGTTCTGGGCGAATACGCGGAACTCAAGGCCCGGCTTTTTGCCAACCAGGGTCCCGGGGACGCCAAGGTGATCAATGCGGACGACCCGCTCACCGCACGCTATATCCCAGGTGGCGAGCAGCAATCTCTTGCCTTCAGTCGACGACACGCTCCTCGGCGGGGTGCATATGCCGATGATGGTGTCGTCTACCTTGTCGAGGACGGTGAGCTAGAGCGGGTATGTGCTGTTGAAGAGCTAGCCGTTCCCGGCGTTCATAACCTTGAGAATTTTCTGGCGGCCTGCGCTGCCGCGCGTTTCCTTGGCGTGGGGGCCGAGAGTATGGCGAGCCTGGCCCGAGGGTTCGAGGGTATGCCGCATCGCATGGAAATAGTTGCGAACATCGGCGGCGTTACCTGGGTGAACGATTCAAAGGGAACGAACGTGGGTGCGACTGCAATGAGTCTGTTGAGTGTTGAGAGTGGTGTTTTGCTCATCGTTGGCGGGAAGGACAAGGGCTCGGATCTGACGCCGCTCCTGGAGCCCGCTAGGGATCGGGTGAGGAAGATGTACGTGATTGGTGAGGCAGGAGAGCGCTTCTCTGAATTTTTTAAAGGTGCCGTCCCTGTGGAAAACGCTCAAACGCTTAATGAGGCGGTACGTCGGGCCGCTGGCGAAGGCCGGGCGGGTGAGACGGTACTGCTCTCTCCTGCTTGCTCAAGCTTCGATCAGTTTAAAGATTTTGAAAATCGCGGCGATGTTTTTCGCGAGATGGTTAAAGCACTTGCCGCAGGAGATCGTTCATGA
- the ftsW gene encoding putative lipid II flippase FtsW, translating into MNRNGLDPVIFTCTLGLMAFGIVMIYSTSHILALDRYGDPYHFVKRHIMWAALGVALMLFISRIDVRYLRRLAFPALVASVVGLLLVFVPGIGKEAGGARRWLSLGPLSVQPAEFAKLGLVFFLAHFLSIKGERLRDIKYGFLPTVVFTGIVLVLVLAQPDLGTAILIAAVVGMMLFIAGARWWHLTGCALLVSPVLYWMIFAVPWRRQRVLAFLDPFAVAQNAGYQLVQSLLAMARGGIVGMGLGEGKQKLFYLPEAHTDFIYAVVGEELGLIGGIFIAIVFAIILYRGICVAVQCTDSFSALLAAGLTLIVALQGLFNMSVAAGLVPTTGVPLPLVSLGGSSLVTTLAAMGFLLSIAAGGGVVSFSGRQSSSASSSSSLRENPGGEA; encoded by the coding sequence ATGAACAGAAACGGCCTCGACCCCGTGATTTTCACCTGCACCCTGGGGCTCATGGCGTTCGGAATCGTGATGATCTACAGCACGAGCCATATCCTTGCGCTGGATCGATATGGCGATCCATATCATTTCGTAAAGCGGCACATCATGTGGGCGGCGCTTGGCGTGGCTTTAATGCTTTTTATATCGCGAATCGATGTCAGGTATCTGAGGCGGCTGGCGTTTCCCGCCCTTGTGGCCTCTGTCGTGGGATTGTTGCTCGTTTTTGTTCCGGGCATCGGAAAAGAGGCTGGCGGCGCGCGGCGCTGGCTCTCCCTCGGCCCCTTGAGTGTTCAGCCCGCTGAATTTGCCAAGCTCGGGTTGGTGTTTTTTCTCGCGCATTTTCTTTCCATCAAAGGCGAGCGTTTGCGGGATATCAAGTACGGGTTTCTCCCGACAGTGGTATTCACGGGGATTGTTCTTGTCCTGGTGCTCGCGCAACCGGATCTGGGAACGGCGATTTTAATCGCGGCCGTTGTAGGAATGATGCTCTTTATAGCGGGCGCGAGATGGTGGCATTTGACGGGGTGCGCCCTTTTGGTCTCGCCTGTTCTCTACTGGATGATTTTCGCGGTCCCGTGGCGAAGGCAACGAGTATTAGCGTTTCTCGATCCGTTCGCGGTGGCACAGAACGCGGGTTATCAACTCGTCCAGTCTCTGTTGGCGATGGCTCGCGGTGGAATAGTGGGTATGGGGCTCGGTGAGGGCAAGCAAAAGCTTTTTTACCTTCCCGAGGCGCATACGGATTTTATTTACGCGGTGGTTGGCGAGGAACTCGGACTCATCGGCGGAATTTTTATTGCGATTGTATTCGCAATCATTCTCTATCGGGGAATTTGTGTGGCCGTGCAATGCACGGATTCATTTAGTGCCTTGCTTGCTGCGGGGCTCACCCTGATCGTAGCGCTTCAAGGGTTGTTCAACATGTCTGTCGCTGCGGGACTGGTTCCCACCACGGGCGTTCCGCTTCCGCTGGTTAGTTTGGGGGGAAGCTCTCTTGTCACGACGTTGGCGGCGATGGGTTTTCTCCTTTCGATTGCGGCGGGCGGCGGTGTTGTGTCTTTTTCGGGAAGGCAGAGCTCGTCAGCTTCGTCCTCGTCAAGTCTCCGCGAGAACCCTGGTGGGGAGGCGTGA
- the murG gene encoding undecaprenyldiphospho-muramoylpentapeptide beta-N-acetylglucosaminyltransferase, with translation MRLLIAGGGTGGHLYPGIAVAKAWLQSGPEHSVLFVGTERGIEARVLPKEGLPLETISAAGLFGKSFLQKIKGAVLLIRGIFQSMGIVGRFNPNVVLGVGGYASAPAVVASWLRRRPIVLMEQNAMPGAANRLLSRLADRVAVCLPGAANYFSPEKVVETGLPLRDEIEQGAERVEASWEGPLRVLVFGGSQGAQAINTAVAEALDLLGEQASNFEFVHQTGEDDLERMRGAYERAGVEGEVLPFLYDMAERYRWAHMAVARSGAMTVGEVAAMGLPALLIPLPTATHGHQEMNARQLAEAGAARMILQSDLSGASLAKSLLEMNADRSQLAEMSRRAQHTITSNGAGKVNELCRKTAQAA, from the coding sequence ATGCGTTTATTGATAGCGGGGGGCGGAACGGGCGGCCATCTTTATCCGGGCATTGCCGTGGCGAAGGCCTGGCTGCAATCCGGTCCCGAGCACAGTGTTCTGTTTGTGGGCACGGAGCGAGGGATTGAGGCGCGTGTGCTTCCGAAGGAGGGTTTGCCGCTTGAGACCATCTCGGCCGCCGGGTTATTTGGCAAATCGTTTCTTCAAAAGATCAAGGGCGCGGTTTTGTTGATTCGGGGGATTTTTCAATCGATGGGTATTGTCGGGCGCTTTAACCCCAATGTTGTACTTGGCGTGGGTGGATATGCCAGCGCGCCGGCGGTAGTTGCCTCATGGCTGAGGAGGCGGCCCATTGTGTTGATGGAGCAAAACGCCATGCCGGGAGCCGCGAATCGTCTTCTGTCGAGGTTGGCGGACCGAGTCGCCGTTTGCCTGCCTGGGGCGGCGAATTATTTTTCGCCGGAAAAAGTTGTTGAGACGGGGCTTCCCTTGAGAGATGAAATCGAGCAGGGCGCCGAGCGGGTGGAGGCGTCGTGGGAAGGTCCGCTTCGGGTTCTCGTTTTTGGCGGAAGCCAGGGGGCTCAGGCGATTAATACGGCGGTGGCCGAGGCGCTTGATCTTCTCGGCGAGCAGGCGAGCAATTTCGAGTTTGTGCATCAGACGGGGGAAGACGATTTGGAGCGGATGCGCGGCGCGTATGAGAGGGCGGGTGTTGAGGGTGAGGTCCTCCCGTTCCTCTACGACATGGCCGAGCGTTATCGGTGGGCGCACATGGCTGTGGCCCGGTCTGGGGCGATGACGGTGGGCGAGGTGGCGGCGATGGGCCTGCCTGCTCTTTTGATTCCACTTCCCACCGCCACCCACGGTCACCAAGAGATGAATGCGCGGCAGCTTGCCGAGGCGGGCGCAGCCCGAATGATTCTTCAATCTGATTTAAGCGGGGCCTCGTTGGCGAAATCTTTGCTGGAAATGAACGCTGATCGCTCGCAACTGGCCGAGATGTCGCGCCGGGCGCAGCACACTATTACCAGCAACGGGGCGGGAAAAGTGAACGAATTGTGCCGAAAAACGGCCCAGGCGGCTTGA
- a CDS encoding UDP-N-acetylmuramate--L-alanine ligase, translating into MLRHSRRVHFVGIGGTGMCGIAEVLINLGYEVSGSDIAQSEAVIRLQGLGAKVVVGHYANNVEDVDIVVYSSAVTHENVEVAEARKKRIPLVRRAAMLAELMRMKYSIAVAGTHGKTTTTSLVASVLAEADLDPTVVVGGRLNAIGANARLGEGEYLVAEADESDGTFLSLMPAISIVTNIDPEHLEFYGDFETLKGAFLEFINKVPFYGFSVLCLDHQTIQELIPQIERRFYTYGFGSQADYVGENYSYDNGEAIFSVRHHDKRMGDIHLSIPGRHNAMNALAAVAVANELDVPFDAIQAGLWDFAGIGRRLEQIGEVNNIVFMDDYGHHPEEIRVTLLALKEAWPDRRLVVLFQPHRYSRTVQLGEAFHTAFYDSDVLFLAPIYAAGEEPIEGVSSETIGEGVRAHGHKFCEEVSDLIDGARRISLEIKSGDLVLTLGAGDVWKVGKSLLDMEQKKSGRTEKAG; encoded by the coding sequence ATGCTTCGCCATTCGCGGCGTGTGCATTTCGTTGGCATCGGCGGGACGGGCATGTGCGGCATCGCGGAGGTTCTTATCAATCTCGGCTATGAGGTGAGCGGCTCGGATATCGCGCAGAGCGAGGCCGTTATCCGGCTCCAGGGGCTCGGCGCCAAAGTGGTGGTGGGCCACTATGCCAATAATGTTGAGGACGTCGATATCGTCGTCTACAGCTCGGCGGTGACACATGAAAATGTGGAGGTGGCCGAGGCGCGCAAAAAAAGAATCCCCCTGGTGCGGCGAGCCGCAATGCTCGCCGAGCTCATGCGGATGAAATACAGCATCGCCGTTGCCGGCACGCACGGCAAGACGACCACCACCTCGCTGGTGGCGTCCGTTCTGGCCGAGGCGGATCTCGATCCAACGGTGGTGGTCGGAGGTCGCCTCAACGCAATTGGGGCCAACGCACGACTCGGGGAGGGCGAATATCTCGTCGCCGAGGCAGATGAGAGCGACGGAACATTTTTGAGCCTTATGCCCGCGATATCGATTGTCACGAATATTGATCCCGAGCATCTGGAGTTCTACGGAGACTTCGAGACGCTTAAAGGGGCTTTCCTTGAATTTATCAACAAAGTGCCGTTCTACGGATTCTCCGTTCTGTGCCTGGATCATCAGACCATTCAGGAGCTGATTCCCCAAATCGAGCGGCGTTTTTATACCTACGGATTCGGGAGCCAGGCCGACTACGTGGGCGAGAACTATAGCTATGACAACGGGGAGGCCATTTTTTCTGTCCGCCATCATGACAAGAGGATGGGCGATATCCATCTGAGTATCCCCGGGCGCCACAATGCCATGAACGCTCTGGCTGCGGTGGCGGTGGCGAATGAACTTGATGTTCCTTTCGACGCCATCCAGGCGGGTTTATGGGATTTCGCGGGCATCGGACGCCGCTTGGAGCAGATTGGGGAAGTCAACAACATCGTATTTATGGATGACTACGGACACCACCCCGAGGAAATTAGGGTGACCCTTCTCGCGCTCAAGGAAGCCTGGCCCGACAGGCGGCTGGTTGTTCTATTTCAACCCCACAGATATTCCCGGACGGTGCAGCTTGGGGAGGCATTTCACACCGCTTTTTACGACTCGGACGTTTTGTTTCTCGCGCCGATTTATGCCGCAGGCGAGGAGCCGATCGAGGGCGTTTCCTCGGAAACGATTGGGGAAGGTGTTCGAGCGCATGGGCACAAGTTTTGTGAGGAAGTGAGCGACCTTATTGATGGCGCACGCCGGATTTCCTTGGAGATTAAGAGCGGCGATCTGGTCCTCACCCTGGGTGCGGGAGATGTCTGGAAGGTGGGCAAGAGTTTGCTGGATATGGAGCAAAAAAAATCTGGCCGGACGGAGAAGGCCGGGTGA
- the murB gene encoding UDP-N-acetylmuramate dehydrogenase: MSANMLEVNVAMGLKDKLSGLGCEFRLDESLSGYTTFQVGGPADALALPGDEKELVALLEGCRAEALPMTVLGGGANTLVRDGGVRGVVIRLDKGFRGIALDQNAPGGPAIEAGAGVKIPALVRFAAEGGWQGVECLSGVPGTVGGALAMNAGGAEKFIGEAVESVRWVRLAQGCVAELPAQQINFSYRNAHLPEPGIVTSVRFRVVQGEPEKLRELLQRDARSRRERQPWGLPCAGSIFRNPPGARAGLLVEEAGLKGKRIGGAEVSEVHGNFIVNRGGARAADVLALIDFVRGEIKRRHGIELVLELQVIGEDES, from the coding sequence GTGAGCGCGAATATGTTGGAGGTGAATGTGGCGATGGGCCTAAAGGACAAACTGAGCGGGCTGGGCTGTGAGTTTCGCCTCGATGAGTCGCTATCAGGCTACACCACCTTTCAGGTGGGAGGGCCAGCAGATGCGCTCGCGCTGCCTGGCGATGAGAAGGAGCTCGTGGCGCTGCTTGAGGGTTGCCGCGCCGAGGCGCTACCCATGACGGTGCTCGGTGGCGGGGCGAATACGCTTGTGCGCGACGGTGGTGTGCGCGGAGTCGTGATTCGCCTCGATAAAGGATTTCGAGGGATTGCGCTTGATCAAAATGCGCCGGGCGGCCCCGCAATAGAGGCGGGGGCGGGCGTAAAGATTCCCGCGCTGGTGCGATTTGCCGCCGAGGGCGGGTGGCAGGGTGTGGAGTGTCTTTCCGGTGTTCCAGGGACGGTTGGCGGTGCGCTGGCGATGAACGCAGGCGGGGCCGAGAAATTCATTGGCGAGGCGGTCGAGAGTGTCCGCTGGGTACGCCTGGCGCAAGGCTGTGTCGCGGAGCTTCCCGCCCAGCAGATTAATTTTTCTTACCGAAACGCGCATTTGCCCGAGCCGGGAATCGTCACAAGTGTTCGCTTCCGGGTGGTACAGGGAGAGCCTGAAAAATTACGAGAGTTGCTGCAGCGCGACGCCCGCTCTCGGCGCGAGCGTCAGCCCTGGGGGCTGCCTTGCGCGGGTTCGATCTTCAGGAATCCTCCGGGCGCGCGCGCGGGCCTTCTCGTTGAGGAAGCTGGCCTCAAAGGCAAGCGCATAGGTGGCGCCGAAGTGAGTGAGGTGCACGGCAACTTTATCGTCAACCGGGGTGGTGCGCGGGCGGCCGATGTACTCGCGCTAATCGACTTCGTGCGCGGGGAGATAAAGAGGCGGCATGGCATCGAGCTCGTGCTGGAGCTTCAGGTCATCGGGGAGGATGAATCATGA
- a CDS encoding FtsQ-type POTRA domain-containing protein, which produces MNRPALKLRKFKMRGKGARLHKKSALAPQAAQGRRAAARTKALRTAPKGAWLWPAIGILVFVEIILLGGHAVRWAMTSPRFVLGEVKIVGHKILAPELLVKSAGLVSGANLFGMDIERIRIRIESNPWVRRTSIRKTPPNTLRIEIEEREPVALIDRKAGLAVDIEGVILGSLPETKGNCLPLLEGFSSKGVKPGDQLKKAGFGVAVAAASLFSGGPLGRRECLSVRAAGGGHFKIRALGGKVNLLVSEEQMASQAARFHAVAAKILKEKKQSAAPLHMDLTFPGRIVIRSVNQDGGLRG; this is translated from the coding sequence ATGAACCGCCCAGCGTTGAAGTTGCGAAAATTTAAAATGCGAGGCAAAGGAGCCCGCTTGCATAAAAAGAGCGCGCTCGCCCCTCAGGCGGCACAAGGACGAAGGGCGGCGGCCCGTACCAAGGCGCTTCGCACTGCGCCCAAAGGCGCCTGGCTTTGGCCTGCGATAGGCATTCTCGTGTTTGTCGAGATCATTCTCCTTGGCGGCCACGCTGTACGTTGGGCGATGACGAGCCCGCGCTTTGTGCTGGGCGAGGTAAAAATCGTTGGACACAAAATTCTTGCGCCCGAGTTGCTCGTAAAAAGTGCGGGTCTCGTATCTGGAGCAAACCTTTTCGGGATGGATATAGAGCGAATCCGTATCCGTATCGAGTCCAATCCCTGGGTGCGCCGAACGAGTATTCGGAAAACGCCGCCCAACACCCTCCGCATTGAAATAGAGGAGCGCGAGCCTGTTGCTCTCATTGATCGCAAGGCCGGGTTGGCTGTGGATATAGAGGGTGTGATCCTCGGGTCGCTCCCCGAAACAAAGGGGAATTGTCTACCCCTTCTCGAAGGGTTTTCAAGCAAGGGCGTCAAGCCCGGAGATCAACTTAAGAAAGCGGGATTCGGCGTGGCCGTCGCGGCAGCGTCTTTATTTTCAGGGGGCCCGCTTGGAAGGCGGGAGTGTTTGTCCGTCAGGGCGGCCGGTGGCGGCCACTTTAAGATACGGGCGCTAGGGGGAAAGGTGAATCTATTGGTAAGCGAAGAGCAGATGGCGTCTCAAGCCGCCCGTTTTCATGCGGTGGCCGCAAAAATCCTGAAGGAGAAGAAACAATCCGCCGCCCCTTTACACATGGACCTTACGTTTCCGGGCCGGATTGTCATTCGGTCGGTTAATCAAGATGGAGGGCTGAGAGGATGA
- the ftsA gene encoding cell division protein FtsA: MMKRSDVLVGLDIGTSKICVIVAEVTEDGSLEIVGLGKHASKGLNRGAVVNIDQTVESVRAAVEEAEFISGIPIRSAHVGVAGGHIRSFNSNGIVAIKNKVVDESDVERVIEQGRAVTLAADHEILHVLPQEYIVDDQEGITEPIGMAGVRLECKVHVVTGAIPAIQNIIRSVERAGLTVEKLVLQPLASSLAALSEDERDLGVAVVDIGSGTSDIAVISNGALKYSAVIPVGGNHVTRDIAIGLRTPDHQAERIKQEFGCALASVLDHDEEIEVPSVGGRPPRVLSRQMLAEIIEPRMEEVLTLIRREIQKSGYEDLLPAGVVLTGGASILTGTEVLAERILQLPVRLGAPSGISGLVDMVNGPMFSTGVGLVMYSMQTPGRNRNNWLVSNGTNESFRFARGKLRTILSSIFK; this comes from the coding sequence ATGATGAAACGCTCTGACGTGCTCGTGGGCCTCGACATTGGCACGTCGAAGATTTGCGTCATCGTGGCGGAGGTGACTGAGGACGGCTCCCTCGAAATTGTCGGTTTGGGCAAGCATGCTTCAAAAGGCCTCAACCGTGGCGCCGTGGTCAATATCGATCAGACGGTCGAGTCCGTGCGTGCGGCCGTCGAGGAGGCCGAGTTCATCAGCGGCATTCCCATTCGCTCGGCCCATGTCGGTGTCGCTGGCGGGCATATTCGAAGTTTCAACAGTAACGGCATTGTCGCAATCAAGAATAAGGTGGTCGATGAGTCCGACGTCGAACGTGTCATTGAACAAGGCCGTGCGGTTACGCTGGCAGCGGACCATGAAATTCTCCATGTACTTCCCCAAGAATACATTGTTGATGATCAAGAGGGCATCACCGAGCCGATAGGCATGGCCGGTGTGCGGCTCGAGTGCAAGGTCCACGTCGTGACCGGTGCGATTCCCGCAATTCAAAACATTATTCGAAGCGTGGAGCGAGCCGGGCTCACTGTTGAGAAACTTGTTCTTCAGCCGTTGGCCTCCTCATTGGCTGCGCTTTCCGAGGATGAGCGCGATCTGGGCGTTGCCGTAGTGGATATCGGCAGCGGAACGTCCGACATCGCGGTCATCAGCAATGGCGCATTGAAATATTCGGCGGTAATTCCCGTTGGCGGAAATCACGTTACCCGGGACATCGCCATTGGTCTTCGCACCCCGGACCATCAAGCCGAGCGCATCAAGCAAGAGTTCGGCTGCGCACTGGCCTCGGTTCTTGATCACGATGAGGAGATAGAGGTGCCCAGCGTGGGTGGAAGGCCGCCGCGTGTGCTCAGCCGTCAGATGTTGGCCGAAATTATCGAGCCGAGAATGGAAGAGGTCCTTACCCTCATCCGGCGGGAAATTCAAAAAAGTGGATATGAGGACCTGCTCCCGGCTGGTGTTGTCCTGACGGGTGGCGCGAGCATCCTGACGGGTACTGAGGTGCTGGCCGAGCGCATCCTTCAGCTTCCCGTTCGCCTTGGTGCGCCGAGCGGAATCAGCGGCTTGGTCGATATGGTGAATGGCCCGATGTTCTCAACCGGAGTCGGGCTGGTCATGTACAGCATGCAGACCCCGGGAAGAAACCGCAATAACTGGCTTGTATCGAATGGAACGAACGAGTCGTTTCGGTTCGCGAGGGGCAAATTGAGGACAATTCTTTCGAGTATTTTTAAGTGA